A genomic stretch from Caballeronia sp. LZ062 includes:
- a CDS encoding proteasome-type protease: MTYCVGMCVDEGLVFLSDTRTNAGVDHVSAARKMAVFEQPGERVIVLLAAGNLALTQAVTQLLSEPADHHAPTLYSCSTMAEAARIVGDAVREVHRRDALSLAEFSVDFNCSFILGGQIRGQGPRLFMVYAAGNFIESTRVSPYFQIGESKYGKPIIDRVITPASPLDEAAKCALISMDSTLRSNLSVGLPLDLLVYERDALRVTRFATLDNNSAYYQMINRTWGERLRQLFGEIPNPTWTDLADVPLRRREADNTVPRLVIGDLPAGPDAPAQTLAQDVEGAGNAPQH, translated from the coding sequence ATGACTTACTGCGTGGGCATGTGCGTGGACGAGGGTCTCGTCTTCTTGTCCGACACGCGCACCAACGCTGGCGTCGACCACGTCAGCGCCGCTCGCAAGATGGCTGTTTTCGAGCAGCCGGGCGAGCGCGTGATCGTGCTGCTTGCCGCCGGCAACCTCGCGCTCACGCAAGCGGTGACGCAATTGCTCTCCGAGCCCGCCGACCATCACGCGCCGACGCTCTATAGCTGTAGCACGATGGCGGAAGCCGCGCGCATTGTGGGCGATGCCGTGCGCGAAGTGCATCGGCGCGATGCGCTGTCGCTCGCGGAATTCAGCGTCGACTTCAATTGCAGCTTTATTCTTGGCGGGCAGATTCGCGGGCAGGGTCCGCGCCTCTTCATGGTGTACGCGGCCGGCAATTTCATCGAATCGACGCGCGTGTCGCCTTATTTTCAGATCGGCGAATCGAAGTATGGCAAGCCGATCATCGACCGCGTGATCACGCCGGCGTCGCCGCTCGACGAAGCCGCGAAATGCGCGCTCATTTCCATGGATTCGACGCTGCGCTCGAATCTCTCGGTCGGTTTGCCGCTGGATCTTCTGGTGTATGAAAGGGACGCGCTGCGTGTCACGCGTTTCGCCACGCTCGACAACAACAGCGCGTACTACCAGATGATCAACCGCACGTGGGGCGAGCGCCTGCGGCAGCTTTTCGGCGAGATTCCGAACCCGACGTGGACCGATCTCGCCGACGTGCCGCTGCGTCGTCGGGAAGCGGACAATACGGTGCCGCGGCTCGTGATCGGCGACCTGCCCGCCGGTCCGGACGCACCCGCGCAGACGCTCGCACAGGACGTCGAAGGCGCGGGAAACGC